From Labrus bergylta chromosome 22, fLabBer1.1, whole genome shotgun sequence, one genomic window encodes:
- the kcnk7 gene encoding potassium channel, subfamily K, member 7: MARLLSSLGLFFRINTFLCLLLLYLLFIALGALVFSAVEKPVEEELRAEVQAVWSSFLQENPCVDESRLREVLRRTLSAHRRDVPVLKEEEDEEERRQGFTSSLYFVIVTLTTMGSDSYTPKSDEAKLFCIFYCTLGIPLTLFLLTLLSNLLLPFLTHAPVHLLHTLWGFPYTQAALLHAGLLSMLVLCLLFLLPALLVLLLEPNWNFLDALFFCFLTLSTVGQGGDTLGRSWSPGAKETLELLTTCYLVGGLVVLITFKDTVLQVPQVCVLLRLLAGPQYAELQGFYLNEMTVSECEEEPQYSQSICTISSPPLRLPSPRRDRQTANTELHATTTSTDKTS, from the exons ATGGCccggctcctctcctctctgggACTCTTCTTCAGGATCAACACGttcctctgtctgctcctcctctacctcctcttcatcgCGCTGGGAGCCCTGGTGTTCTCGGCCGTGGAGAAGCcggtggaggaggagctgagggcGGAGGTGCAGGCGGTGTGGAGCTCCTTCCTGCAGGAGAACCCGTGTGTGGACGAGAGCAGGCTGAGGGAGGTGCTGAGGAGAACTCTGTCTGCTCATCGGAGGGATGTTCCTGTcctgaaggaggaagaggacgaggaggagagacgTCAGGGTTTCACTTCATCACTTTACTTTGTCATCGTCACGCTCACCACCATGG GTTCCGACTCTTACACGCCCAAATCAGACGAGGCCAAACTCTTCTGTATCTTCTACTGCACCCTGGGGATCCCCCTCACCCTgttcctcctcaccctcctctccaacctcctcctccccttcctcacCCACGCTCCTGTCCACCTCCTGCACACTCTGTGGGGTTTCCCTTACACCCAGGCCGCGCTCCTCCACGCTGGCCTCCTCTCCATGCTcgtcctctgcctcctcttcctcctccccgcCCTCCTGGTGCTCCTGCTGGAGCCAAACTGGAACTTCCTGGACGCactcttcttctgcttcctcACCCTGAGCACCGTCGGCCAGGGGGGAGACACTTTGGGGAGGAGCTGGAGTCCCGGAGCAAAGGAGACCCTGGAGCTCCTCACTACGT gtTACCTGGTGGGGGGTCTGGTGGTTCTCATCACCTTTAAGGACACCGTGCTGCAGGTCCCTCAGGTGTGCGTGCTGCTCAGGCTCCTCGCCGGTCCTCAGTATGCAGAGCTGCAAGGTTTCTACCTGAATGAAATGACCGTGAGCGAGTGTGAGGAGGAGCCCCAGTACTCCCAGTCCATCTGCACcatctcctccccccctctccgcCTTCCAAGCCCTCGTAGAGACCGACAGACTGCTAACACAGAGCTCCACGCCACCACAACCTCTACGGACAAAACCAGCTGA